The Vibrio echinoideorum genome includes a region encoding these proteins:
- a CDS encoding phosphoglycolate phosphatase, protein MSLSSIKLIAFDLDGTLLDSVPDLAVAADQACQELGFASVSEEQVRDYVGNGADVLIGRSLSRNLTVDPSLEPELLKKARILFDDFYEQGGHKLSHLYPSVKETLAELDKAGFTMALVTNKPSKFVPDVLAQHGIDKYFVDVLGGDSFPKKKPNPVALNWLLEKHNVKAEEMLMVGDSSNDIKAAKNAGCHSFGLTYGYNHGEPISVSNPDYVADNIAQLLDVVLVSA, encoded by the coding sequence ATGTCATTAAGCTCAATAAAACTGATCGCCTTTGATTTGGATGGAACCTTGTTAGATAGCGTACCTGATTTGGCTGTCGCTGCTGACCAAGCATGTCAGGAACTGGGTTTCGCTTCAGTTAGCGAAGAACAAGTTCGCGACTATGTTGGTAATGGTGCTGATGTTCTTATCGGACGTTCATTGAGCCGTAATCTTACGGTTGATCCAAGCCTTGAGCCTGAATTGCTAAAGAAAGCGCGCATCCTGTTTGATGATTTCTACGAACAGGGTGGCCATAAGCTGAGTCACCTTTATCCATCGGTTAAAGAGACGTTAGCTGAGTTAGATAAAGCGGGCTTCACCATGGCGCTTGTCACTAACAAGCCATCGAAGTTTGTGCCAGATGTTCTCGCGCAACACGGTATCGATAAGTACTTTGTTGATGTGTTGGGCGGTGACTCTTTCCCAAAGAAAAAACCGAACCCAGTGGCACTGAATTGGTTGCTGGAAAAGCACAATGTGAAGGCTGAAGAGATGCTGATGGTTGGCGATTCAAGCAACGACATCAAAGCCGCTAAAAATGCAGGTTGTCACTCGTTTGGTTTGACTTACGGTTACAACCACGGCGAGCCAATTTCAGTATCAAACCCTGACTATGTCGCAGACAACATTGCGCAATTACTAGATGTCGTTTTAGTTTCAGCATAA
- the rpe gene encoding ribulose-phosphate 3-epimerase yields the protein MKDFLIAPSILSADFARLGEDVEKVLAAGADVVHFDVMDNHYVPNLTFGAPICKALRDYGITAPIDVHLMVKPVDSIVPEFAKAGASMITFHVEASEHVDRTLQLIKEHGCKAGVVLNPATPLSCLDYILDKVDMILLMSVNPGFGGQSFIPHTLDKLRAVRKLIDESGRDIRLEIDGGVKVDNIREIAEAGADMFVAGSAIFNQPDYKEVIDEMRAELAKVNA from the coding sequence ATGAAAGATTTTCTAATTGCTCCATCGATTTTGTCTGCAGATTTTGCTCGTCTTGGTGAAGACGTAGAGAAAGTACTCGCAGCGGGTGCTGATGTTGTGCACTTCGATGTGATGGACAACCACTACGTACCTAACCTGACTTTTGGCGCACCTATCTGTAAAGCGCTGCGCGACTACGGTATTACTGCACCTATCGATGTTCACCTAATGGTTAAGCCTGTGGATAGCATCGTTCCTGAGTTTGCTAAAGCCGGCGCATCAATGATTACCTTCCATGTTGAAGCATCTGAGCACGTTGATCGTACTCTACAGCTAATCAAAGAACACGGCTGTAAAGCGGGTGTCGTTCTAAACCCGGCAACACCGTTGTCTTGCCTTGATTACATTCTAGATAAAGTAGACATGATTCTATTGATGTCTGTGAACCCTGGCTTTGGCGGTCAATCTTTCATTCCACACACGCTTGATAAGCTGCGTGCTGTTCGTAAGCTAATTGATGAGTCAGGCCGCGATATCCGCCTTGAGATTGATGGTGGCGTGAAAGTGGATAACATCCGTGAAATTGCAGAAGCGGGCGCTGATATGTTCGTTGCTGGTTCAGCTATCTTCAATCAACCGGATTACAAAGAAGTGATTGATGAGATGCGTGCAGAGCTTGCAAAAGTTAACGCATAA
- the trpS gene encoding tryptophan--tRNA ligase: MSKPIVLSGVQPSGELSIGNYLGALRQWQQMQDDYDCQYCVVDLHAITVRQDPKALHEATLDALAICLAVGVDPKKSTLFVQSHVPEHAQLGWLLNCYTQMGELSRMTQFKDKSARHSNDVNVGLYDYPVLMAADILLYGAHQVPVGSDQKQHLELARDIANRFNNIYGPETPIFQVPEPYIPTVNARVMSLQDATKKMSKSDDNRKNVITLLEEPKSIIKKINKAQTDAETPPRIAHDWENKAGISNLMGLYSAATGKTFEEIEAQYQGVEMYGPFKKDVGAALVEMLEPIQAEYHRIRADRAYMDAVMKAGAEKASERAAVTLKKAYEAVGFVTRP, from the coding sequence ATGAGCAAGCCCATCGTATTGAGTGGTGTTCAACCATCTGGTGAACTAAGTATCGGTAACTACTTGGGTGCTCTACGTCAATGGCAACAGATGCAAGATGACTACGATTGCCAATACTGTGTTGTAGACCTTCACGCAATTACGGTTCGTCAAGACCCGAAAGCACTGCATGAAGCGACTCTAGACGCATTAGCAATCTGTCTTGCTGTCGGTGTTGACCCAAAGAAGAGCACGCTATTTGTTCAGTCACACGTACCAGAGCATGCTCAACTTGGTTGGCTTCTTAACTGTTACACACAAATGGGTGAACTGAGCCGTATGACTCAGTTTAAAGATAAGTCTGCACGTCACTCAAATGACGTAAACGTAGGCCTATACGACTACCCAGTGTTGATGGCCGCAGACATCCTGCTTTACGGTGCTCACCAAGTGCCAGTAGGTAGCGACCAGAAACAACACCTAGAGCTAGCGCGTGATATCGCAAATCGCTTTAACAACATCTACGGCCCTGAAACGCCAATCTTCCAAGTGCCAGAACCTTATATTCCAACAGTGAATGCACGTGTAATGAGCCTGCAAGATGCGACTAAGAAGATGTCTAAGTCGGATGACAACCGTAAGAACGTAATTACTCTGCTAGAAGAGCCTAAGTCGATCATCAAGAAGATCAACAAAGCTCAGACAGATGCAGAAACGCCACCACGTATTGCTCACGATTGGGAAAACAAAGCGGGTATCTCTAACCTAATGGGTCTGTACTCTGCGGCGACGGGTAAAACGTTTGAAGAGATTGAAGCGCAATACCAAGGCGTTGAAATGTACGGTCCGTTTAAGAAAGATGTAGGCGCAGCATTGGTTGAGATGCTTGAACCAATTCAAGCTGAATACCACCGTATCCGTGCTGACCGTGCTTACATGGACGCAGTAATGAAAGCGGGAGCTGAAAAAGCCTCTGAGCGTGCTGCCGTAACACTGAAAAAAGCATACGAAGCGGTAGGTTTTGTTACTCGCCCGTAG